The genomic stretch GCACGGTGGCAGCTGGCAGGTTCAGACTTCGGACATATTGAGTGAGCAGAGAACAACCTACAGAAAACATATGTCGGATGAATCTTGGTGTTGTGGAACCTTCCCCACATCCATCAGTTACAGGCCTCAAGTTCCAAATAATTTAGCGTACATGACTATTTTACAGTCTTTAGGAACGGAGGCACCTTGGAGCAGATCAGAAATGTGGCCATAGTCATGTGGCCACATTAGCAGCCGGTACTATAGATGCTACTAGCCTACTACCATATTAACGTATGTGTTCCTCTGTCAAATGTGGCGAAAAAAAATCTGGCTCAGGCCAACCCATGTATGTGTTCCTCTCTGTCAAATGTGGCCAATCAGGCCAACCATTAAATCAGATAACAATCTGAATAAGTACAGTAGAGTGAACACAAGTGGCAATAGAAGAACAATAATCACGCTGACAAGTAGGCCCCACATCACAGTCCTGCTGGCAACTGCACAGGATTTTCTCATCTtattcttaaattatttttttatgaacATTATCACGATCAAGTTCGTGCCCATCCCACCGCCACAGAAGCTCATCAAGCATCGGACGGCCTGTACTTGTAGACGTGGAAGCTGGCGTGTGGGGCCATGGCATCAAGGAAGATCCTGGCCGTCGCCTCCTGCGCCACCGCCGCCTGCTCCTTCTCCACGAGCGCCGCCGCGACCACGTCCCCGGCGGGTCCGCCTCCGGCTGCCACCATCGCGATGATGGCCGCCTGGACGGGGCCCAGCGTCGGGTTGTAGGCGGCGGACTCCAGGCAGCCCCCGGCGTAGATCCTCCCGTCACCGTCTGCCACCGCGAAGCCCGACGGACACTGGCTGTACGGCGCGTGCGCCGCCCGCGCGGCCGCCTCCGCGGCGTCCCTGAGGCGCGCGTCCAGGTCGCCGGGGGCGAAGCCATTGGCGGCCGCGGCGACGACGGGATCGCCCAGGGCGTTGTCGTGCGCCTCGAGGACGAGGGGCACATTCTCGTCGAGAAGATCGTGGGGCCCAAAGGGACGGAGGAGGAGGGACGCCACCGTGCGCCACTCGGGCGCGCGGCCCTGCTCGGCGTCGCTGGTCACGAGGATCTGGATGCCCGCCGCGCCGCGGATCTCCTGGAGGAACTGGCGGCAGTGGCCGCAGGGCATGTGGGAGACGGCGACGGCGCGCAGCGCGGACtcccccgcggcggcggcgttggccACGAGGAACTGCTCCGCGTGGACGGAGTGGCACAGCGGGACGCCGCGGAACTCGAGGTTGACGCCGACGTAGACGCGGCCGCTGGCGCCCAGCCCCACGGCGCCCACTTGGAAGTCCGAGATCGGGACTTGCGCGCGCTTCCTCGCGGACGGGATCAGAAGCGGCAGCAGGTCCTGCACGGTCGCCActccggcggcagcggcgcggCGCTCGGCATCCTCCGCGCTCATGACGAACCCCGTCAGCTCCaacgccgcggccgcggcctccGCCGGCTTTGGCGCCGCCTGCTCCTCCCCCATTGCTCACTCAGATCCAAAACTCTAACTAGACTGGCTACTAGTATATGATTCGCTGCTCCTAATCGCGTTTAGTCTCCTCTCACTAGGAAGAAGGAAGCGCTGGGATGTTTCCTTGAAGCTTGGAGGGGGAGGGGGGCCAGCACCCAGGACCAGGAgggggggagagggagggaggagaagagagaggGGGGCCTTACTGGCTGTGGTGCGAGGCTATTTATAAAGTGGGTACGGGCCTACGGGGACGCAGCAAGTGTCTAGTTATTtcatttttggattttggatgggttttctttttcttcaccTTTTTGTTCAGTGCTTTTTGGAAACGAAAATGGTCACCGAACAATTGCATTCGACGTGTCACAGTGCAATCTGAAAACTTCGCCACGTTATTATGATATGGTCGCCAGAGGATATGTTATAGAGTGTCTTGTGTGAGTTGGAAAATCTGAGACGGAACGGAACACACATGCCACCAATTTTTGTTTAGATCGGTCCAGCGACTCAGGTTTGATCTGAAGCCACCCATTTCTGAATTCTGACACGGCAACAAGATATATATTATTACTCCCCGGACGTACGGttaaacatatatatactctGTGTTAGTAGAAGTTTTGTTAACTAGTGACCGGGATTACCCTTATTGGCCAGGTTTGACCAATAATGATGCGTTATCCCACGATCCAAATGATGGTCCACCCGCTACCGCTTCCCCAGCCTGTGTGACCCACGAGAAATGCACGGCTCCACTTCACGCCGTCGCTTTCGCGTCTCTTTCCTTTGCTTGCGGATGAATGAATGAAATGTGCGGCTCTCGGGAGTGTGGATGCTGATGGCGAGGTTTGGCGAATTTGGCGCGTACTCCATGTGCGCATGCATCATTGAGCTGAACGATCGAGCCGGTCTCAATTATGCACTAGTTAATGGTGTTTATTGGTGCCGTCTGGTTGCCTACCTCGTGTGCTTCACGTTCCGGTGATTAGATTAGATTTCTTCATTACGTGTACTAGATTATTGTTGCCGCGACGCAGGTCCTTCTGTGACTTGTGAGAGAGGGGGTCTTCGCTCTCGCGCGTAGAGAGTTCAGATTTGAGACTCCACTCCAATCAAGCAGACAGATCCAATCGGTGCCGAGTGCCCGTCGTCCACCGTCGCTTGGCGTGTGAGATCCGACCATTTTCTTCGCCCGAAAACGACGCCGCCGTGACCGTGAGCGGCGAGACTGAGACGTACGAGTCGGTGCGCCTGGCCGGCTCATGCAGTTTTCTCTCTCTGGGTACCCAGTGTGACCTACCAACACGTAGGCTCGAGGGAGCACACTAGTGCTGCTCGATCGCCTCGATCGGTCGACGTACAGCAcggaaaataaaagaaaaaaggtgCTCGTCTAATCAAACAAGCGACAGGGACCGACGGGTTCCGTCTGAGAACGAACCAACGTCTGTGTGCGTCACGCTACGCGCTAGTGGCTTCAGCTTCAACTTTCAACTTCATCCGAGAGCGAGCGGCTTGTGGTCAGGCCGGCGTCGCATTGATCGAACTCGAGAGCTCTTTGTGGGCTTGTGGCGCTCGTGCCTCGGCGGGGGGAGGAGTACGTGCATGTGCTTTAATTTTTCCAGCAAAAGGCGACGCGAAAGGGACTCGTCGGCGCGCCTCCTCGCCACGAACGAAACGGAGAAAAGCCGCCGGGGCGCCGTGCATCGGAGTCGGACTCGCACTCATCAGCTGAGTGAGCTTGGTGGGGACTGGCAGGGGGAGAAAAGAAAAGGGGcccgtgcagtgcagtgcagtgcgTAGCGAGCGGGCACGCACGCAGCGAGCTGCGGGCGACATGTCCATTTGTGGCGGTCGGGGCGTGGCCGTGCGCGAGGTTGCTTTGCGTTGCTCCATCCGGTGCGCAAAAGCGCCAGGACGGAGACGGACCGACGCAAAGCAATTCGCATAGGCCAACGGCGGCGCCCCATGTTGagaaattaggccttgtttagttccgttcggatttcgatactgtagcagtttcgtttttatttgacaaatattatccaatcataaactaactaggatcaaaaaattcgtctcgtgatttatagacaagctgtgtaattagtttttgttttcgtctatatttaatgcttcatatatgtgccgtaagattcgatgtgacggagaatcttgaattttttttgaatttcggatgaactaaacaaggcctagacggTGGTTGCGTGCTGTGTGCCAGTGGCACACTGCGTTCCATGCATTGTTTTTAAGTGGCCTCTAGGTCAGCAGCGTCCAGAGTGTGGTGCGCATATACGTAGAAGATTCAAAGGCAAAAACGCAATGCCAACTCGAGCGGGGACTTCGGAGcggttggttggttggttgcTGCACAGCTGTGCGAGCTATACTTTGTTTGGATTGGAGTTGTGCTTGGCTCCTTCCGTAGACGTGAGCTGTGGCTTGTCTGGGCACTGGGCTCACAGGAGCTGAaccaaaaaataaataaaataaaataaaagcaaAGCACTTTCCTGGAAAGAAAAAggtagctatatatatataggccttgtttagttccgaaaattttttggatttcggcactgtaccatttttatttgacaaatattatctaataatagactaactagactcaaaagattcatctcgtgatttacatgcaaactgtataattagtttttattttcgtctatatctaatgcttcatgcaagtgctccaagatttgatgtgacggtgaatcttgacaagtttttggttttcgtgGAACAAGGCcataggcctcgtttagttccgaaaactgaaaagttttcggaactgtagcactttcgtttgtttgtggtaatattatccaatcatatactaactagggtcaaaagattcatctcgtgatttacagttaaactgtgtgattagtttttgttttcatctatatttaatgcttcatgtatgtgccgcaagattcgatgtgacagggaatcttgaaaactttttggatttcggggtgaactaaacaaggccatagttgtTGGGTTCAACCGTCGCGTTCAATCATTTCTGAGGAACTTGTgggaaaagaaagaaacaatAATGACAGAGAGAGGAAAGTGATGTGTGGAAGAGCAACTGTGACTTGTCTGGGCTCACAACTTGTGTGGAAGAGCTTGATGCCTCTAGCCT from Sorghum bicolor cultivar BTx623 chromosome 3, Sorghum_bicolor_NCBIv3, whole genome shotgun sequence encodes the following:
- the LOC8069781 gene encoding cytidine deaminase 1 produces the protein MGEEQAAPKPAEAAAAALELTGFVMSAEDAERRAAAAGVATVQDLLPLLIPSARKRAQVPISDFQVGAVGLGASGRVYVGVNLEFRGVPLCHSVHAEQFLVANAAAAGESALRAVAVSHMPCGHCRQFLQEIRGAAGIQILVTSDAEQGRAPEWRTVASLLLRPFGPHDLLDENVPLVLEAHDNALGDPVVAAAANGFAPGDLDARLRDAAEAAARAAHAPYSQCPSGFAVADGDGRIYAGGCLESAAYNPTLGPVQAAIIAMVAAGGGPAGDVVAAALVEKEQAAVAQEATARIFLDAMAPHASFHVYKYRPSDA